The genomic window CACGTAAAGACGACACAATCTAATTAACACCCGAATATTTATTTTAAGCCTATGTGTGAAGAATTACACCAAAAAATCATTTTCATCTGGTGAgcaattttgtttgttttacttcTTCAAGCAAACGCATGTACTGCGCATTTTATCATGTTGCCTGACAAGCCCGACATATTCAAgtcttagccaatcacagactgCCTCCCTTCAGCCACGCATTACGTAAATTCCAGGGACTACGGGGAAGTGTGATGTGGCGTTGAGAAAACCAACAACAATGGTAAGCTGTTGGCATTCAAACTAAATTAACCTGTTAGCTACATGATAACTCTAACCGTGGCAAAAACCCATGTTTCACTCCTTCACCGCTATTCACTTCATATTGCGATGCGTCTTATTTGTTTTATGATGAAGCTTCGTAGTGATGGTGCCAGCTAAACAGTAGCAATCTAGCGAAAACTAGCAAGCGTTATATTAGCAGCTAATATTGAGGATTCCATGGAAAGAGCCCTCTTGTTGTTGCTTGTCACACTCTTTTACCTCTCACTTAATTGTACTGGGGGTGCTTATCGTACATTTACACGGCAACAACCACGAAGTTGTAGCTTTTAGCTATATCTTACTATCAACCCATTCTATGATAACAACCTTTGCCTTGTACTGTGCGAAGTGGTGCCACGTCTACGATATACAGTGCATGCACGCCATAGGCATAGGGCGAGCCAAGTGAGATTGGTCTGCATTGCATTGGATGTCACAGATATCCAGTGTCAGTGAGacacctagctacagtttctccGTGAGAAGCTGCTCTACAGTTAGACTACAGCTGGTAGCTAACTATTATAACTAACTCCAGGTGCAGATCGGAGCGTGGCTTGTAGGGGAAGCAGTATATGGATGCAGCTGACTTGTTGGTTGTTTTGAAGCTTATTACACTGGGACATACCTGTAATGAAATATTGGTTGCGAACAAATGTGTAATTCTCTTTTTCCGTCCACACCATTTGCCCTCTTCCGCCCCCTCTCCGTGCAGTCTGCCATTTTCAACTTCCAGAGTCTGCTGACAGTGATTCTGTTGCTCATCTGTACATGTGCTTACCTGAGAGCCCTAGCCCCAAGTTTGCTGGACAAAAACAAGACGGGGTAGGTACCTCACACAGCGccgcccccccactcccttcaGCAACACCAAGTAGTCCTACAGAAAGTTGGTGTGTTCCTGAACTAATGAACATGCCAGGAGACCAACCATTTAAATATTCATCTTCATTACCATCGAGCCATTATATTTTTGGGAGGACACCATCCATGATTTAGTCTCTAATAAGTCTGGGGCATCAGTAGATATAGGGAGGACTTTCCCCAAAGGGAAATGCATCCTTTTGCTCAAGATTAATTTGTTGTCTCGAGTCAGTGTTTTTGTTCCTAGTCTGTCACAACCCAATTTCTTGAACTAATTTTCTTAAACTTTTATAAACAAAGGACGTCTAATGTAGCTGTCCCTTAGAGGATAGCTGTTAATGTAGAAGGCTTTAAGCGAGATCACAGCTTGCAGAAGCTGTACTGCAACATAGTTACAGAACAGTGATATTTCGAATGGAATGCGGAAACCTCTGgcgagttagggaccgggttcGTTTGCATACGGTGAATGAAAATAGCGTCCCCACTGACATAAACACAATGGAGTTGCCGGTGTGAAGTGACAACTGGGAAAGGAGATATCTTTTATCAGCCTCCACGCCTGGAATGAGAGTCCCTACAAGGGTGCGGATGTGGCCTGCCCTGTCTGTTAGCTCGGCACCCCACGGTGGACGATGCCCTTCTCCGGTCTCTGGCCTGCGTTATCGTCCAGTGGTCACCACGGTGACCGAGGGAAGCCTGGCTCCCTCCCACGCCAGCAGCTCATCCTCAGCGCCTGGCCCTATATTTAACCCGCTAATCCTCCACCAACACCGGTCAGGCCTACATCAGGAGCCGGATGATAATGACTCCACTGCTATGTTTGGAGCCCGGGTATTTCCGACTACGTTTTGATCTTTGTCTTCTAAAGAAAAGAGGGTCAGCCTGGCTTACATAATGGTTTTGTAGACTTGCTCGCACAAATGTTGCATCTGAATGGGTTGACGCAGGCTGCAATAGTGAGAGGCTGCAATCGCTGCTTCACATGGTTGAAGCTGTAAGGTATAAGTATTGAATCATACCTATTCATTTGTATTTACTATTTTCTTTAGGCTCCTGGGGATTTTCTGGAAGTGTGCCAGAATAGGTAAGTGAGTTGGTCTGTGAATAACATAGACGTGTGTGGATACTAAGCTGTCAAACCAAAATGAaatccctcgctctcttccctctctgacAGGTGAACGGAAGAGCCCCTGGGTGGCCTGTTGCTGTGTCGTCATGGCGTTCAGTATCTTGTTTGTACAGTAGTGTAACGCACAGCGGAAGGATGTGAAAAGGGAAGAACCGAGAGAGACCACGGACATAACGATCCAAGAAGCACAGCCGAAAATCCAGTTTCAGTCACCTGGACAGTGGGGGGGAGACCCATCACGGCCACAAGTCATGGTTATGTCGAGAGGTGGCGAGAGGGGGTGGTTCTTTGTATGGGGGTGGGGCCAGGGGTGTTGTCGTTGCCCCACAGTGTGAGCGACTTTCACCATGGATTCTGTTGTGTCAGGGCAGTGTTTACACCAGTCATGTTATGTAGGACcaatgtttcctcttctgaatcAAGAAAACAAactgtctccctgtcttttggggggcgggggtggtccAAGCAATTCACGCATCTGTCTGTTGTTCTTAAACCTCTTTTgtaacactttttttttaaacatcgtCATCAACTAAGTAAGCCCTATCCAATATGTAAGATCTGTAATGTCTAATAATCAGCTATTATCAATTTCACAAGTCATTTTGTGTCTGGAAATGGAAATGCGTGAGAGTCGATGTGATTTCGCCGTCAGCTTGCTGTATCTAGTGTGGACTGGGAGGTATCTGTTGTGTATTTAGGATACTCGTTTGCAGTGATGATATACTTGGATGTCGGTGAGGATTCCGGATCGAACGAGCTGGTTGCAACCAGCCGAGCGGCTTCATTCATGTCTTAATGTTCACCTCAGAGAGCAGTGGTGGTTTTTACAATGTGTCATTTTGGCGCTATTTATTAAAtaaccattttttttaaattctccATATGAAGTCCggtttatttgtttgtgtggcgTGGAGAGCCCATTATGAACTGGATTGACGCTCGTTACTCCTTTATTACTAAGGAAGTTCTACTGAGAGTCATCCCGCTGAGAATGTTTATTCAAAACATTAACTGTATAATGTGTTTGAGATGTTCGACCTGACTTTATTTTTGGATGATTCATGGTCTAAGACGTGTCTTTGATCTCCCCCATAAAACCTCAACGGTACACTGTTTATGCTTTTGTGAGTAATAGAATGACTTTACGGATACTAACTTTGAACATTCCTCTAAGTATAGGTGAGTAGGAAGACACGTTTACAACCTAAGACACAGTTTTACCAGCAGCTCATGGCCTGACCTGTTTTAGTATGTATCCGTTTTGGCCCACATCGGTTAAGATGACTCTTCAAGCGAAGCCTGCCAGTAATGCAGTGATTATCAGGCCCGTGATGAAGATACTGACCATGGAGGAGAAATGAACTCAGTCATGTGCCGCTATCTCTAAGAGGTCTGATATGGACCTGGGGAAGCAGTTGTGTGCTCGTGAGTCAAACTGATGAATTGGTTCAGGATGAAAGGAAAACAGCACGTGAACTGGGGTCATGTTGTTGATCGTTTGTCGTTTATTGGAGTGTGGAAATAATTATCCTTGTGTCTTCATGGTGGCATTGCAAAGCCAGATATTGAGGTTCCAGTCTCTAAATGCCTAATTCCGTGTTCATGTATTGGGATGTCACTTAAAAATCATGAGAGAATCATAGATTTTGAGATGCAtgacatgtaaatgatctctgaTGTTTGGTTCATACTTCGATAGCTTGACGTGTGCCAGTGACAAAAAGGAATACTTGGCAATTACTTTATGATTGGTTGCCCAAAATAACACTAATTCATATTACTTAGTATACATCTTAGAGAGAAACAAACTATAAAATCTCTATTGACTCTTGGTAATGTATTTTAGTTGGCCAGTCTATATTTACCTACAGGGATGCCACATGGGTAAGGACCATAGGGAATACAAGATACTAGTGTAATTTTATGTTCAGTGTGTCAATGTTGTATTTACAAGTCATTACTTAGACACACAGCCTTGGGAATGTGAAAACCACACTATCACAACAGACAGTGCATGTTTCCGAATTCCCAGAAACCATCCAAGTTGTACAATGTTAAACTCTGGATAAGTTCAATATATTCATTTGGTTATACTATTAAGCCCACTGGATTTGACTGTACAGAGCAAAACACACTTTGGATCTGTGAAGAGAAAGGTAACCACAGATAGCTATTTGAAGTTCCTCCACGGTGGCTCACAGACTGATGATGACAGAAAGAGTCTGCTCTGAACACAAAGCTATGTCTGTCGCTATTGGGCTCTGGCTGGCGTTCTGGATGCtgctaaagaaaaaaaacagaagaaaatagTGGAAAAGAAACTGTACTATGTCAACCATGTGTAGAAAAGAACACACCGCATGTAATAAATATTTTTGGGTGAGCTCTCTGGTCGCGGTTGATCAGTTTTAACTATCCTCCACCTCACTCAATACACTGGATTTCCTGTTTCATCGTGGCTTCCaaaaacatttcaaattgaTTGTAATTCGGTACTTAATAGGGGCCTCTTGCGGTATAAACCCAGATGATCTCCTGGGTAACGAGAGGTCAAACAGACAACCAGGATAAATGACAGCAAGCAGTGTCATGGAATCGAGCTACAACTCTCCGAAGGCACGGTGGGGTCATGTTCTCTCCATGTGTCTCCTGGCTGTGTTTGGTGGATGCCTTGCATCTTTGACCGCTTAGAGCCAGTTGCGAGTAAAATCTCTTcccaaggggaggggagacttGCTACAGTGTGTCCATGTGGGGTCAGGGTCGTGCGACACCGATAGTAAACATCCTGTAGACTAAAGCTGGACTTCTTCAAAGGAAATTTAGCTTATAAATTTCGCTCCACCGCCTGAGAGGAAAGCAGGAGCTTGTGCAGTCCTTCGCCTTTCCGAGTGGCTGGAGAGGCcccagaagaaaagagagagagagagcgaagggaTGGTTCAATCCTGTAGTTCTTACATGTTCCACAGAAGTGAGACATACAGCattggtggtggtgtggttgtAACTCATCTGTTCACGTCTGTCCTACAGTGagacagtctgtctgtcttcaccTCTCTTTGACCCTGTGTTTGGTATTGGTGTTGCTTTGTATTTCCACATCTGTGGTTGAGTTGTTTGTTCGAGCTTTGGGTGTATTTTGCTCTTGTTGTGGTGTCACATGGGCTACCACAGGCAGCTAAGTCTGCAGTAGACTTCTCCCTACTGGAGTCTTAGTCAGACAGAAATGAACGCAAAACGTAAACAATATCCTCCCTGTGTGTTGGGTTGACGTCAGTCCTGTGGCCCTGCCTTTGTTCCATTTACACGTATCCATGAAAGGCTCTGCTGACTTTGGTTTGCCTCGGAGGAAGGGGGCAGACAAACGCAGGGGTGACAGGAGGGCTGTGGCCAACTGGAACCCCACCGATATCTTCTGTGCAGGGTCTGTGAGTTGCCtgattacagtgtgtgtgtgtgtgtgtgtctacaggaaTTGTGTTCGGGGGAGAGAGAAATCTAGAGTGAGTGAAGGAGTTTAAGATGAAGAATGGCTGGCCAGAGCAGGCATCGCTGACATAGAGGAAGTTGCTTCATTACAATACGAGCACAAAGAGGATCAACACTGACGACATCTACTGTAGGTCACTTTCAACTAAATGTAATTGATCTACCAAAAGCTCGAACCaaaaaagaggggagggagacagtgaaCAACAAAGGCCTTCAAGCTAGCTCCCTACGGCCTCAGAAAATGGGGCAGCGAGCACTTCCTCTGAAGACAGCATCACTCCCAGGACGAATTGTTCCAGTCCATTCTGCCCCgggaggaaaaagaaaaaacggTCTACGCATGCTGGGCTGGGGCGCTGACTCAGCACTCGCTGGGAAGGGTCGTGGTAAACCTTCAAAGCTCACCTGACCCAGTGGCACCgggagtgccccccccccccccccccccgctgtggAAATCTGTCCTCAATCTGGGTCATGGCTCCCCAGACTGCAAGATGGATGCTGGGAACGAGATACTCTGTTTCTGATTTAGCTTTTTTTCAGTCAGCCCACTCTGTAAAATATCATGTCTACAATGACTTTCAAATACAACAGATTTACAAAGAGAACATGGTTCATTTAAATTTGACCTCAGATTTATAGCATTAACCCTGATGGAAAACGACAGTGGATAAATGTGTCGAGCAAATGAAGATCTCGCTTTTGATTAGAACTCACGTGACCGGTCAGCACCCCAAGCTAGACTGCGGTGTGGTCTGAAGTCTGTCCCGTATGGAAACCCCTGACAGATAATTAGGTCTTCAGGGAGACAGAAGCAGTATCTTAACCTTTCACTCCTGAGTGGCTGTTGCCATGGCGCTGACACCGGACTACCATTAGAGTCTTGACTCGTTGTGATGGCGATGCAGGATAATAGGGTGGTAGAACAGGTAAAGATAACAGTGAGACATGTCATGACTGGGGCTCAATCGAGCAGAGAGGATGAGATATCTCTGAGGGGGACATGGTGACTGATGCAAGGAGGGCTTGACTTTGTCTCAGCCATGGGGGTTAGAGCAGGGCTGGATAGTGGAGGTGGTTCTGATAATAGTCCTGTACTACATTATCATAGGAATGTCAGAATTATAAAATCCCGTATTACACTGTTGCCGAACCCACAGTACCTTTAACAGGACTGGATATCAGAAATGTCAAAATGCTATATCTGTGTATCAAGCCAGCACATGTGGGAGGCCTCAGTTGGCACCTAAGTAGACTTTTATAAGAGCGTGCAATGTTTACTACGGTCATCCAATCACattttccgtttgaacacagcCCACCACCAATTTAAAGATTCACTGAAGTtttacaggagagagggggacaatcAGTAACATtatcctcttttcctctttggAACAAAGTGTTTCATCTTCCTCTGGTTCAGCAACCACCCACCtggactgtgtgcgtgtgtgtgtgcgtgtgagtgtgtgtgtgcgtgtgagtgtctgCAGTTTGATTTTGTAGTCAGGAACACAAGGACATCAGCTATATAAACCTGATACATGAATAATATTTACAAGCAAATATATTCCCTATTCCACCATGGTCGTTATTACATTGTGGAGCAAATATAGCTTCACACTGCTTTCACTCACTCTATCACTGCCTCATTCTCAACTGCAGAGTTAGACATTCTTAACATGGAATTCCCATCGTAAAATCGCTCAGCGGTATGAGAAGATATGTGTGCGACGCGATCGCTTCGTCGAGTGTTTCTTAATCTGCTGAAACGATTTGGAGACCAACAAAGAAGAAAGACGAGGTCGTCTTTCGAGGTTCCGCTGACCGGCAGCCCTTTGTGTTTCGGCCCGACTTCCGGGATCGAAATGTGTTTCCACACAGGCACTTGAGATGGACTACCGAGTCCGTCGGGCAAGGGTCCAAACATGAGCTGGGAGAGCTCAAGGGATTTTCTGTCTTCATTACCTTCTCGTCTTTCTTACCTCATCTGTCAGGGCTTCACGGGAACAACAGAACCTTCATGTGCGGCCGGACGGAGCCAGACAACTATCAGCCCCTATTCTGATGCTCTCCATTCCTCAGGTACTTGGCGCCGAGCTGTTGTTGTAGGAATTACGCTCCTGTTCAATTCCCTCACACTGGTATCTCGTTTTTTGGCATCAGGGTCCTTGAAaccagataaagagagagagagcgaaagagaggagagagagagatttagatgTTCTAAGATGTTACTCGGGAACTGTGCTCTgggacccctctctcctcctcattcctTCCATCCAAGTcctagttttctttttttcttttctttcagtgTTCCTCAGAGCTCTGGCAGACCAAGGTCACTTCagtccagcctcctcctcttggATGAAGAACAATGGTGCCTTTCATAAAGCCCATGCTGATATATAATATCCATTAAGTTATCGTTGAAGAAGCAGAGACGTTATAGAAATATCTGAGCCTGTTTAGCACCATCTAGAATAAATAACCTACCTTCAAAAAATCCAACTGGAAAGGAGAAATCATCTTTTACAGTAATGGGATTGAGACATTGAGCAATCCTTGGTAATAGTTTGTATTGGCCGTACATGTGGGACATGTCTTTTTCTCGGCACATCTCCAAAGACTTGAACAGTGACAACAAAAACACCATAaccaagagtcattgtgttgcAATGACACatgaacagccccccccccttaccttgcacaaccccccccccatcctcatcTCTGCTGCCTGGATAAGCCTCTGGTGCAGTACTGTGTAACTTCCCAGCTCGCACAGATAGAAAAGGGACTGCATTGCTCAAAACCTCCAGAGGATCATCGTTGTCATGGGTGATCCGACTTTGGGCACAGCACAATCCCCATTGGGCGACAGTAGCTCGGTCCAAAAACAGCTAAAGCAGAGAAAGACTGTTTGTGTTTGCTCTCCTCGTTGAAGCGACCTGTCTCCTCTTTATTTGGCTGTGTACATGTGGAACATGTGGGTTTATTTAGTATTATTAAAATTATTAAATTATTACATTTCAATGATTATTTAACATATTTAGGAtcaggggagaaagagacaaagaacaacctatGCTTGTATGTCAGCTCTTTGAGACGGGATGGATTTGCTGGTGGTTTTTAACAGAAGCATCCGTTTAGGCGGGAGAAATGTTTTAACATTCTGCCCAGATGTTTAATCCCCTTTCACTCTGATCTCAGTCTTTGGATTCATCTGTGGAAATGGGAGAAATGCGTTTTTGTCGAGGTAAGTCTTTCTAAATTCAATGATTAATTTGATAATTGGCTAATGATGAGGGGAGGAAGTGATCTTCTCCTGACTGTGAGATCAAAGCACTGTCAGAAACCCTTCAGTGAGACGGGAAAACATATAGGAATATGACAGGCCTACAGCAGTATCCCGCTTTTTAACTGACCCTTCAGATCTCAGTACTTCAGACAGTGCTCTTGAATCTACATGATGAAAGAAGCGAAAAAATGGAGCACTCTGGGTGAGTTATCTGATATTCAGAACACTCAGATCCTTTAACCTCTGGCCTGGTTTTAAAACAGAGGGACATCATCGTTTTTGTTGAATCCAGCATTAGACTATTCCGGCTGGCtcatactcacatacacacaaacacactgctctGTATTGTTTTCTAACAATCTTACCGTGTCTCTCCTCACAAAGCTACAGCTGTGTCCAATCACAGCGTCGAAGCAGGACACGTATTGAAATGCCCACACTGTACACCTTGCTATTACTCTGGAAAAGTCGACTCTGACAAGACTGATttactcaataaaaaaaaatacaaaaaaaaaatacaaatctgTGTATTCACGAAGAGGCTTGTTAAAACTTGAACGGAGAACACTCGTGTCTCACATCTCCTCAAGACGCCCTCATGAAGAAGAGAGGCGACATCAATCACACTCATCGACTCATCAGTCAACAGGAAGTGCTGTTTCCACCCAGCCCTGGCCTCTTGAGTGTCTTACGCTGCCCGAGGTGGGTGATTATTCCGTTCTCTAATCCCTCCAAAAGCAGATGctatttatttatctatttcATTTTTTGGGTGACACCTTGTTTATCCGGATTCCGCTATGAAGGCTTTTCTTTCTGCGGCGAAAACAAACTAGCTGGACTCTGCTGGGATGGACAGGtcagaggttaaaggtcaaaTGGCTGGAGGTCACGGGATCGTACCACACATAGCGAAGGTTCGTCAGACTTAAACAGAGGGCTGTGGACCCTTACTTTCAAATGCCATCCACAGTGATGGTCAGAGAGGGTATGCCCTGGCagcgagggggggcgggggaggggtccAGGCCACAGTGAACATCTCCCTGTTCAGACTTTCTGCAGCACTGGAAGCCAGCTCTCCTCTGTTAGGAAAGAAAGGATGGCAGGAATTTGCGTATTCGTGTCACAGCGATGTGAAAATGGGCCTGAGTTGAAAAGTCTGCCGTCATGTGAGCTGAAGTCACAATGCCCTCTCGAGTGATCGACATTTTGCCCACAATAGATGCGCAATTTGGCTCCATGGCTGACCCATATGGTTTTTCAACGTGACGAATGACGGGTTCGATGCAAATGTACGGGCTAAAAGCCTTTCCTTTACCGTGCGTGTCTAACTGTACGAGGGATATTTCCGGATCGCATGTCACCTGGATTGGACATGGAGGCGTTCCAGTTCACAGGTTGTTAGGGACTCAAGATGCCTTGCAGGCTCAGCTCGGGTCACCATGGGAACCAGGTGGTATGGCAACGCTGGAGACACCCCCAGACAGTCGCCcatgtcttcctctctgtctgagaACAGAAGGTCTTGACTGGGAATCATGGCGAGAGCTCTGGGCTTGAAGATTACCATGTTCCGTGAGAAACAGAAAGTTTGAACACATACAAATGACAAATAGCAGGAGCTTGTTACACTCTACTGTCTAAGCTATAACAATAGCGATAGATGTTTTGTCATGGATATTTTATTTATCACAAGCTTCATCTTCTTTTCCTTGGTACTCTTTATAAACAGCCGCAACGGTTTAGTGGCTATCTGTCGAGGAATGACAAGTCCTGCTGTTAATTCCATAACTGTGCAAGTGGGTGTTGTTTTCTAGTTGCATTGTTGAATCCCCCAAACCAACATTAATATCCTGCTTTCCCTGGGTGGGGTTGGTATGTGATGTGTTGTCACAATAGTGGTTAAATGACTGATTTGAAGAGGGATATCCCCAGCATCATCATCCCGAGAACGAAGGAATCCCAAATGCCCCATGTCTTGCGCGATAGTCTTGACGTCAATGACAGCCCGCAGCATTAGAATCCACTGACGCACGGGGCCTTTCGTAAAGGCACCAGACTAACAAGCCTTCGGTGATGTGTCGACGCAATTTATCTTGGAATTGTCACCTTTTCTGTATTTGTTTAAGTGTTTTTCAGATGATGGAGGCTGCTGCAAACTGCTGCAAGTGCCCTGTCTACCCGGTCCATTACGTCCATAGTTTAGATGATGCCCCCAGAAGGGGGAAGGAGACTGTTTTACTAGGAAACATTGGCCCCTTCCTTCTCCATTCGGCAGAGACACATGAAGCCAGTGAACACAATAGTCTATCCTGTTGACTCTTCAAAGCTTCAGGTCAAGGAGCCCTTTTGTGAATGTGATGGTGGAGGTAACGTTAGAGATGGTGTACCAACTAGATCATGTAGATGAGCTGGTAATATGTCTGAAGATAGATGATCTTCTGTGATGTAAGAAACGTTGCCAAACCCAGGGGACAGTAACAAGATCCGTATGTGGCCACTTCCTGCCTTTGGCCCCAAGACCTGAGGGGAACGTATTAACAGGATGGCAGTGGCAGGAAAACTAGTGATTTACTccctcagagagagaaaagagagaaagaggatatTTGCTCTGAGTCCGTTGTCGGGTAGGGTTCAGAGCAGAtatcaaacaaacacaaagccaCTCAGCTATGTCTGTGTAGAATCTGGTGGTTTTATGCGTCCAGACTGATGATAAAGTGAAACAGAAACATCTAGACTCCCCCGAATGTTTGGCTCacgccatatttgtcttcccgtAGACAAACCCTCTGACCCACACCAGATTGCCCACTGATTTCCCATGGTTATTAAGTGATAAATTATTCATTGGGAAGTGCTGCACTGTACCAAACTATGCTCACAGTAGGCCTTGTGGCCTAGACAATCTCAGTGTCAACTCGAAGATACATGACAGGACCAACTTACAGGTGACATGTAAACAATTAATTTGATTAAGGGCACTTCATCACAAAATTACAGAACACTATTTATGGAGGTAATAAAGAATCAGTGCAATATTTAGCTAAGGAAAATAAGCCGATGATCCACCACATCTTTGGGTGAGGCCAAGATTTCACACAATGGATGTCATAATAGTCTCTAGTCTATTAGGCTCTACATATCAACAACCGTTCTTATTTTCCCACGCAAACAAAAGACGGTATGAATTATTGAATGTGTTTAAGGATTTGTGAcaacaacatttaaaaaatgaagGCGAAGTCTATTTGTTTACGACATTCGGCTGAGTTAAAATTGTTCCGGCCATGGAATCATGAATTGAATTAATGGGCTAGACCAATAAAACTCTTGCACAACCAATCCCCTACTGTCTCTTTGAGAATGGAAGTACCAGGGCCTGAGAAAAGTTGGGTATGACTACAACATTCATCTAAAAGTCAGGACAGGTTTTTATGAAACAAACTGATGATATGGAATAACTGATAATTGTAAGGGAGGTTCTCGTCCAAAATCATTTCGATAAAATGGAAACAGAGACTGTTTTCTATAgggctctgtggaagcctgatAACCACAATTCATTTGAACACCCCTGCTGTACAGTATTCCTCAACAGCACCATAAAAACCTCAACACATTCAGTAATCTTCCTTTGCCCTGAAAATACAAGTAGAATAATGCAAAGATAATCTTCACCTGTTTTCTGCCCCAGACCCCAGTCTCTGCCTGTTAGTCAGgcaccagagggagggagggggggggggcgggactaCTGTTCGTCTGCAGGGAGAGTAAGGCAGAGAGTGGGGGCCAAGGTGGCTGAGGGACAGTTGAACCAGAGGAGATGTGTTAACATTGGAAATGGGGTTTTAATTGCACATAATCATCCACTGGCAGGCTttcgtgtgtccctgtgtgtgcatgcacagtcAGTGTATGCAGCCAGTGGGCCCTGCTACTGACTAACTGGACTGGTTCCGATCATTGTATGGAAACAGGGGTTTTCACTCATTTCATTCCATTGGGTTTCACACTGTTTGTCTCCTTTGTACTGACTCATGTTCATTGATAGTCATTTATTCTACACGTGGAAATGTATTCCATCCTGGAGAATACAGTTAACAAATTAGTCACAGGTCTAAAACAGAGAAGGCTGGGAAACTGGTGCTGCTTTGATCCAGTCCATCCGTTGTGCAAAATGGCTTTAATGAGGAACACATGTCCTGACCACCACGATGGCAACCAAacaagagctgtgtgtgtatttgtgtgtacgtgcgtgtgtgtgtatgtgttttagagagagagagagagagagagagagagagagagagagagagagagagagagagacagagcgagagagacagacagacagacagacagacagacagacagagagagagacagagagagagagagagagagagagagagagagagagagagagagagagagagagacagagcgagagagacagagagagagagagagagagagagagagagagagagagagagagagagagagagacagacagacagacagacagacagacagagagagagagagagagagagagagagagagagagagagagagagagagagagagagagagagagagagacagagc from Osmerus eperlanus chromosome 28, fOsmEpe2.1, whole genome shotgun sequence includes these protein-coding regions:
- the LOC134015306 gene encoding protein kish-A translates to MSAIFNFQSLLTVILLLICTCAYLRALAPSLLDKNKTGLLGIFWKCARIGERKSPWVACCCVVMAFSILFVQ